A genomic region of Chlorobaculum parvum NCIB 8327 contains the following coding sequences:
- a CDS encoding GlmU family protein — MQIIVFEDQAVLRFSPLVDLKPVYDLVTGCHSLRQRFVANLSASHNLSWHLRRRCAAWFSEANPGAVVNRVTEDDVLLVNGRLICDAAVMQFINSGRIEPGEAVIQNGNLLFCRTTAEPLPFAGTVFPDTINGMVLAGAFSCVEVSGFRLIENLWEPVAMHPEMMQLDGESLDLGRIEGEVHPSAILVNPSAITVEKGAEVKAGAVLDASDGFIYIGAGALVEPMALLMQNVYIAPGARVKSGARIYSNVCIGSGAKAGGEIEDSIMEPFSNKQHDGFLGHSYISSWCNLGAGTDTSDLKNNYSAVSIDTGRGPVKTGQQFLGLLMAEHAKCSIGTRFNTGTVVGTSSNVFGDGMPAKHISSFCWGDGKSDSEAYEIGKAVETARKVMARRKVEMSAAYEAMFCTAAQQSGR, encoded by the coding sequence ATGCAAATCATCGTCTTTGAAGATCAGGCCGTGTTGCGGTTTTCACCGCTTGTTGACCTGAAACCGGTTTATGATCTGGTCACCGGTTGCCATTCTCTCCGCCAGCGCTTTGTCGCGAACCTTTCCGCATCGCACAACCTGAGCTGGCATCTTCGCCGCCGTTGCGCTGCGTGGTTCAGCGAGGCCAATCCCGGCGCGGTGGTCAATCGCGTGACTGAGGATGACGTGCTGCTTGTCAACGGGCGGCTCATCTGCGATGCGGCGGTGATGCAGTTCATCAACTCGGGTCGGATCGAGCCGGGCGAGGCCGTTATCCAGAACGGCAACCTCCTGTTCTGCCGCACCACGGCGGAGCCGCTTCCTTTTGCGGGAACGGTGTTTCCGGATACCATCAATGGCATGGTGCTGGCCGGTGCGTTCTCCTGCGTCGAAGTTTCCGGGTTCCGGTTGATCGAAAACCTCTGGGAGCCCGTGGCGATGCACCCGGAGATGATGCAGCTTGATGGCGAGTCGCTCGATCTCGGGCGCATCGAAGGCGAGGTGCACCCTTCGGCGATTCTGGTCAATCCGTCTGCGATCACTGTCGAAAAGGGGGCGGAGGTCAAGGCTGGCGCGGTGCTCGACGCCAGCGACGGGTTCATTTACATCGGCGCGGGTGCGTTGGTGGAGCCGATGGCGCTCTTGATGCAGAACGTGTATATCGCGCCGGGCGCGCGGGTCAAGAGTGGCGCGCGGATTTACAGCAACGTCTGCATCGGCAGCGGGGCGAAGGCGGGCGGCGAGATCGAGGATTCGATCATGGAGCCCTTCTCCAACAAGCAGCACGACGGCTTCCTCGGCCACTCCTACATCTCAAGCTGGTGCAACCTCGGCGCGGGCACCGACACCTCCGACCTCAAGAACAACTACAGCGCAGTCTCCATCGATACCGGACGCGGCCCGGTCAAAACTGGTCAGCAATTTCTCGGCCTGCTGATGGCCGAACATGCCAAATGCTCCATCGGCACCCGCTTCAACACCGGCACGGTCGTTGGCACCTCGTCGAACGTCTTCGGCGACGGAATGCCCGCCAAGCACATATCCTCATTCTGCTGGGGCGACGGCAAATCCGACTCCGAAGCCTATGAAATCGGCAAAGCCGTCGAGACTGCAAGAAAAGTCATGGCTCGCCGCAAGGTTGAGATGAGCGCCGCCTACGAGGCGATGTTTTGTACCGCAGCGCAGCAGAGTGGGCGGTAG
- a CDS encoding low molecular weight protein-tyrosine-phosphatase, which yields MPLRFLFVCYENICRSPMAEGVFGHLAESMGAGSFFEVESAGTVCYQSGSCPDERAIRAAGRHGIDISSIRARCIHDLDLARFDRIFAMDFENHRDLYDALEGRPVSVHMMTEFAGSDAGEEIEDPYYGDEAGFDRTLRRLMESATGILEAMLVEYGFPDDGGHER from the coding sequence ATGCCGTTAAGGTTTCTTTTTGTCTGTTACGAGAACATCTGCCGCTCACCGATGGCAGAGGGCGTTTTCGGGCATCTGGCCGAATCGATGGGCGCGGGTTCGTTTTTCGAGGTCGAGTCGGCGGGCACGGTTTGTTACCAGTCCGGCTCGTGTCCCGACGAGCGGGCCATTCGCGCTGCCGGTCGGCACGGGATCGATATTTCATCGATCCGGGCGCGCTGTATTCACGATCTCGATCTGGCGCGCTTCGACCGGATTTTTGCGATGGATTTCGAGAACCATCGCGACCTGTACGATGCGCTGGAAGGCCGTCCGGTTTCGGTGCACATGATGACCGAGTTCGCCGGTTCGGATGCGGGCGAGGAGATCGAAGACCCCTACTATGGCGACGAGGCGGGGTTCGACCGGACGCTTCGGCGTCTCATGGAGAGCGCCACAGGCATTCTTGAAGCCATGCTTGTCGAATACGGTTTTCCGGATGATGGAGGCCATGAGCGGTAA
- a CDS encoding NAD-dependent succinate-semialdehyde dehydrogenase gives MIVTINPATGERLAEYPVMIAGQIDTVLRQTDNDARQWRNSSFDERRACMKRLAELLREEAEEHGRIITLEMGKPFSQAVAEVNKCAWVCDYFADHAEEFLQPEQSEIDGAKGIVAFEPLGVILGVMPWNFPYWQVLRFAAPILMAGNGIVVKHAPNVTGCAIAIEKLFRDAGFPEHLYRAVHIDLDEVDRLTGFMIDHPVIKAVSVTGSTGAGQAVATKAGKALKRSVLELGGSDPYIVLEDADLAQAVDACVAGRLLNAGQSCIAAKRFIVRKEIIGEFTKKIVQRMQTAVMGDPFAKSTEVGPIAREDLRDLVHSQVQRSVEAGAELLCGGHVPNAPGCYYPPTVLSGVKAGMPAYSEEIFGPVATIIEVADDEEAVAVANDSEFGLGSAVFSQDADRALAIARQLEAGSCFINSMVKSDPRLPFGGVKQSGYGRELSHHGIREFVNIKTLYLP, from the coding sequence CAGCAACCGGCGAGAGGCTCGCCGAATATCCGGTGATGATTGCCGGGCAGATCGATACCGTACTTCGCCAGACCGATAACGACGCGCGTCAGTGGCGCAACAGCAGCTTCGATGAGCGCCGCGCTTGCATGAAACGGCTTGCGGAATTGCTTCGCGAAGAGGCAGAGGAGCACGGGCGGATCATCACGCTTGAAATGGGCAAGCCGTTCTCGCAGGCGGTGGCCGAGGTGAACAAGTGCGCTTGGGTGTGCGACTATTTCGCCGATCATGCCGAGGAGTTTCTCCAGCCGGAACAGAGTGAGATCGACGGCGCGAAAGGCATCGTCGCTTTTGAGCCGCTTGGTGTCATTCTCGGCGTGATGCCGTGGAATTTCCCGTACTGGCAGGTGCTGCGCTTCGCCGCGCCGATTCTCATGGCGGGCAATGGCATCGTGGTGAAGCACGCGCCAAACGTGACCGGTTGCGCCATCGCCATCGAAAAGCTGTTCCGCGATGCGGGCTTTCCGGAGCACCTCTACCGCGCGGTGCATATCGATCTCGACGAGGTTGACCGGCTGACCGGTTTCATGATCGACCATCCGGTCATCAAGGCGGTTTCGGTGACCGGGAGTACCGGCGCGGGCCAGGCCGTGGCGACCAAGGCGGGCAAGGCGCTGAAGCGCAGCGTGCTGGAGCTGGGCGGCAGCGATCCCTACATCGTGCTCGAAGATGCCGATCTCGCGCAGGCGGTCGATGCGTGCGTCGCCGGACGCCTCCTCAACGCGGGCCAGAGCTGTATTGCCGCCAAGCGCTTCATCGTGCGCAAGGAGATCATCGGCGAGTTCACCAAAAAGATTGTGCAACGAATGCAGACGGCGGTGATGGGTGATCCGTTCGCCAAGAGCACGGAGGTCGGCCCCATCGCCCGCGAGGATTTGCGCGACCTCGTCCACTCACAGGTGCAGCGGAGCGTTGAGGCCGGAGCCGAGCTGCTGTGCGGTGGCCACGTGCCGAATGCGCCGGGCTGCTACTATCCGCCGACTGTGCTCTCCGGCGTCAAAGCGGGGATGCCCGCCTACTCGGAGGAGATCTTCGGCCCGGTGGCCACGATCATCGAGGTAGCCGATGACGAAGAGGCGGTCGCCGTTGCCAACGACAGCGAGTTCGGACTCGGCTCGGCGGTCTTTTCGCAGGATGCTGACCGAGCGCTCGCCATCGCCCGGCAGCTCGAAGCGGGAAGCTGTTTCATCAACTCGATGGTCAAGTCCGACCCGCGTCTGCCGTTTGGCGGCGTCAAACAGTCGGGCTACGGGCGCGAGCTGTCGCACCACGGCATCCGCGAGTTCGTCAACATCAAGACGCTCTACCTGCCCTGA
- a CDS encoding helix-turn-helix transcriptional regulator, giving the protein MKTCPVSHLPVTSKPNWKVTPAGTDYVKHLDLIGDNIIHAYIESDQPKPLTEMSNELVQTVFEESGLSAKTSLYLLYDMHNISNISYQYKEGINDVIYHLGLNFGVVVFYNVDPSCQIILETFAALSPNTMTVLIKDDYKDAMTTIMEYRSGKTPENQEDQELDEETFMKNEFLSTVARISWLNMFNQKVYLPPNDSPFYPYFKAIDHMQEDLKARDSEHEQEMVLLKSNSEQKLTQKIIQLNAQVELGKKDIERFEKEKAALKSRIAAQDMELTRISTAIGEKASALHTICDQIKGLDIDAQVKQGILDQCHQMIETELTEKRLKMELTVGDSEFLSKLQKRHPNLNQRELRVSLMVKLNYDTREIARSIGISTRGMESIRYRMHRKLGLDKHKSIKTYLAELASETI; this is encoded by the coding sequence ATGAAAACTTGCCCTGTTTCCCATCTGCCGGTTACCTCCAAGCCCAACTGGAAGGTGACCCCGGCCGGCACCGATTATGTCAAGCATCTTGACCTCATCGGTGACAACATCATCCATGCCTACATCGAGTCGGACCAGCCCAAGCCACTGACCGAGATGAGTAACGAGCTGGTCCAGACCGTTTTCGAGGAGAGTGGACTTTCAGCTAAAACGTCCCTCTATCTCCTCTACGACATGCACAACATCAGCAACATCTCCTATCAGTACAAGGAAGGAATTAACGATGTCATCTATCACCTGGGACTGAATTTCGGCGTGGTCGTTTTCTACAACGTCGATCCTTCGTGCCAGATTATCCTTGAGACTTTCGCGGCCCTGTCCCCGAACACCATGACCGTCCTGATCAAGGATGACTATAAAGATGCCATGACCACCATCATGGAGTACCGGTCGGGCAAAACTCCGGAAAATCAGGAAGATCAGGAGCTCGACGAAGAGACGTTCATGAAAAATGAATTTCTCTCGACGGTCGCGAGAATTTCATGGCTCAACATGTTCAACCAGAAGGTCTATCTTCCTCCAAACGACAGCCCTTTTTATCCCTATTTCAAGGCGATCGATCACATGCAGGAGGATTTGAAAGCCCGGGACTCGGAGCATGAACAGGAGATGGTGCTGCTCAAGTCGAACAGCGAACAAAAGCTGACCCAGAAAATCATTCAGCTCAACGCACAGGTGGAGCTGGGCAAAAAGGATATCGAGCGGTTCGAAAAGGAAAAAGCCGCGCTGAAATCCAGAATCGCCGCACAGGACATGGAGCTGACCCGGATTTCGACCGCCATCGGCGAAAAAGCTTCCGCCCTGCACACCATTTGCGACCAGATCAAGGGACTCGACATCGACGCGCAGGTCAAGCAGGGAATCCTCGACCAGTGCCATCAGATGATCGAGACGGAGCTGACCGAAAAGAGGCTGAAAATGGAACTGACGGTCGGCGACTCCGAATTCCTCTCCAAGCTCCAGAAGAGGCACCCGAACCTCAACCAGCGCGAGCTGCGGGTGAGCCTGATGGTCAAACTCAACTACGACACGCGAGAGATCGCCCGTTCGATCGGCATCTCGACCAGAGGCATGGAGAGCATCCGTTACCGGATGCACCGCAAGCTCGGCCTCGACAAGCACAAGTCGATCAAGACCTATCTTGCCGAACTGGCTTCGGAAACCATCTAA
- a CDS encoding helix-turn-helix transcriptional regulator, with translation MTHCPVSGLPITEKEHWSFEHRQGNYIRKYSLIGTDILHVQEIADHSITPEQLYAEDFNSLITEENLTGNPLYLLMDCSPIASISRSYKKEFANLLLDQDSPFRLIVLYNTTPSARLHFEMLQALEAAARPVILAKTYNDAVTSILEFKSGAVTGSSSEPKPESLEEPALKREFLAETAEMLLHKQFDRPLFLPPEGHPAHPYFLMLELIRQDLKALTKEHQQTVERIEQEFRTLLASKNSLLDSQVKLNKKNEQRFKEQEAAWLSRIAAQELETTRISTANAEKNVALRSLCDLLENLEVDPSVREQLSGYCIPLFENSSKANLLNTELTETDSAFISKLQKRHPDLNQRELRISLLIKLDYHSRDIARTLGLSTRGIESIRYRLHKKVGLDKHRSLKTYFTDLATGQI, from the coding sequence ATGACACATTGCCCTGTCTCAGGACTGCCGATAACCGAAAAAGAGCACTGGAGTTTCGAACATCGGCAGGGAAATTATATCAGAAAATATAGCCTGATCGGAACCGATATTCTTCACGTCCAGGAAATCGCCGATCACTCGATCACTCCTGAGCAGCTCTATGCGGAAGACTTCAACTCTCTGATCACCGAGGAGAACCTCACCGGCAATCCGCTCTACCTGCTGATGGATTGCTCACCCATCGCCAGCATCAGCCGCTCCTACAAAAAAGAGTTCGCCAATCTGCTGCTCGATCAGGACTCGCCGTTCAGACTGATCGTCCTTTACAATACCACCCCTTCCGCCCGGCTTCATTTCGAGATGCTTCAGGCTCTTGAGGCTGCTGCCCGGCCGGTCATTCTTGCCAAAACCTATAACGACGCCGTAACCTCGATTCTGGAGTTCAAATCGGGAGCCGTTACCGGCTCAAGCTCTGAGCCCAAACCGGAAAGCCTTGAAGAGCCCGCGCTCAAAAGAGAGTTCCTTGCTGAAACAGCCGAAATGCTGCTGCACAAACAGTTCGATCGGCCGCTGTTTCTCCCGCCCGAAGGGCATCCGGCTCACCCCTATTTCCTGATGCTCGAACTCATACGGCAAGACCTGAAAGCGCTGACAAAGGAGCACCAGCAAACTGTCGAACGCATCGAACAGGAGTTCCGAACGCTGCTGGCCAGCAAGAATTCGCTGCTCGATTCCCAGGTAAAGCTGAATAAAAAGAATGAACAGCGCTTCAAGGAGCAAGAGGCCGCCTGGCTGTCGAGAATTGCCGCGCAGGAGCTTGAAACCACAAGAATTTCCACGGCAAACGCCGAAAAAAACGTTGCCTTGCGTTCCCTTTGCGACCTACTTGAAAACCTTGAGGTCGACCCGTCGGTCAGAGAGCAGCTTTCAGGCTACTGCATCCCCCTGTTTGAAAACAGCAGCAAGGCCAACCTGCTCAACACGGAATTGACGGAAACCGACTCCGCATTCATCTCCAAACTCCAGAAAAGGCACCCCGACCTCAATCAGCGCGAACTCCGAATCAGCCTGCTTATCAAGCTGGACTATCACTCGCGCGACATTGCCAGAACTCTCGGCCTGTCAACCAGAGGCATCGAAAGCATCCGCTACCGGCTGCATAAGAAAGTAGGACTCGACAAGCATCGATCGCTCAAAACCTACTTCACCGATTTAGCCACCGGACAGATCTGA
- a CDS encoding DUF1848 domain-containing protein — translation MIVSASRATDIPAFHADWFMERLRAGYVQWQNPFNARQRQYVSFRKTRAVVFWSKNPAPLLPHLSEIEALGINYYFQFTLNDYEADGFEPGVPPLSERVETFRKLARRIGSERVVWRFDPLILTASVTPEILLGRIARLFEMLRGFTRRLVISFADIECYRSVHRRLGRSGCGAREFTLEEMDAFAARLVELNKNWGLELSACAEDSELAGIANSRCIDGRLLASCFSDDAELMHFLGGGTLFPGDGPVSSALKHRGQRKACGCIVSKDIGAYGTCAHGCLYCYAMR, via the coding sequence GTGATCGTCTCGGCCAGCCGTGCCACCGACATCCCGGCCTTCCACGCCGACTGGTTCATGGAACGGCTTCGTGCGGGTTACGTGCAGTGGCAGAATCCCTTCAACGCGCGGCAGCGGCAGTACGTCTCGTTCCGTAAAACGAGAGCCGTAGTTTTCTGGAGCAAAAACCCCGCTCCGCTCCTGCCGCATCTCTCCGAAATCGAGGCGCTGGGCATCAACTACTACTTCCAGTTCACCCTGAACGACTATGAAGCCGATGGTTTCGAACCGGGTGTTCCGCCGCTGAGCGAGCGAGTCGAAACCTTCCGGAAGCTCGCCAGGCGCATCGGCTCGGAACGCGTCGTCTGGCGCTTCGATCCGCTTATTTTGACGGCGAGCGTGACGCCTGAGATTTTGCTCGGCCGCATCGCCCGGTTGTTCGAAATGCTACGCGGCTTCACCCGTCGGCTGGTCATCAGCTTCGCCGACATCGAATGTTATCGGTCGGTGCATCGCCGTCTTGGGCGTTCTGGTTGCGGTGCTCGTGAGTTCACGCTTGAAGAGATGGATGCGTTTGCCGCCCGGCTGGTTGAGCTTAACAAGAATTGGGGACTCGAACTCTCCGCCTGCGCAGAGGATAGCGAACTGGCGGGGATTGCAAACAGCCGGTGTATTGACGGTCGTCTGCTGGCGAGCTGTTTCAGCGACGACGCTGAACTGATGCATTTTCTTGGTGGCGGCACCCTCTTTCCGGGGGATGGACCGGTCAGTTCCGCGCTGAAGCATCGGGGGCAGCGCAAGGCCTGCGGCTGCATCGTCAGCAAAGACATCGGCGCGTACGGAACGTGTGCGCACGGCTGCCTCTACTGCTACGCTATGCGGTGA
- a CDS encoding diacylglycerol/lipid kinase family protein: MSGNVTFIFNPAADKGRAAAKAEMVRRSLAQFDHCTLAETRFAGHATELARTAASDGATLIACGGDGTLNEVVNAVVSQPVSIGILPVGSANDFLKSFQPSKKSAEERIRAFSAASSRKVDLGRVAFSEESQRLFVNSIGIGFTGRIASAVKSAKWLRGELSYAWALVSVLLGYRPVKMHITIDTADGMITLDEPVFAFSVSNGKVEGGKFRISPEADLYDGLLDVCILKAVPKWRVPGYVLKYLKGTQIHDAEVIYRKASSIEIFMPDEEHMHIDGEVMGRVGGRIGIHAVPRAVELLYDS; encoded by the coding sequence ATGAGCGGTAACGTCACCTTTATTTTTAATCCCGCCGCCGACAAGGGACGCGCGGCTGCGAAGGCGGAAATGGTCAGGCGTTCGCTTGCGCAGTTCGATCACTGTACGCTTGCAGAGACGCGCTTTGCGGGTCACGCCACGGAGCTCGCCCGCACTGCTGCGAGTGACGGCGCGACGCTGATCGCGTGTGGCGGCGACGGCACGCTGAACGAGGTGGTGAACGCCGTGGTTAGTCAGCCGGTCAGCATCGGCATCCTTCCTGTTGGTTCGGCCAACGATTTTCTGAAGAGTTTCCAGCCGTCGAAAAAAAGTGCCGAAGAGCGCATTCGCGCCTTTTCCGCAGCTTCCAGCCGGAAGGTCGATCTCGGGCGGGTGGCGTTCAGCGAAGAGAGCCAGCGCCTGTTCGTCAACTCCATTGGCATCGGCTTTACGGGCCGGATCGCCAGCGCGGTCAAATCGGCCAAATGGCTGCGCGGAGAGCTCTCATACGCCTGGGCGCTGGTGAGTGTGCTCTTGGGTTATCGCCCTGTAAAAATGCATATTACGATTGATACCGCTGACGGCATGATCACGCTCGACGAGCCGGTATTCGCCTTTTCGGTTTCCAACGGCAAGGTCGAGGGCGGCAAGTTCCGGATTTCGCCGGAGGCCGATCTTTATGACGGACTGCTCGACGTGTGCATTCTGAAAGCCGTTCCCAAATGGCGCGTGCCAGGCTATGTGCTGAAGTACCTCAAAGGCACCCAGATTCACGATGCCGAAGTCATCTACCGCAAGGCGTCCTCCATCGAGATTTTTATGCCGGATGAGGAGCACATGCACATCGATGGCGAGGTGATGGGTCGGGTCGGTGGCAGGATCGGTATCCACGCCGTACCGCGCGCGGTTGAATTGCTTTATGACTCATAA